A single region of the Pseudorhodoplanes sp. genome encodes:
- a CDS encoding RidA family protein: MTIQRFETGPRMSKAVVHGNTVYLAGIVADEPKGKSVTEQTKNILAQIDGFLAKAGSDKSKLLTANIWITDMANFAEMNAVWDAWVSPGNTPARATVEAKLATPDYKVEIMVTAAR; the protein is encoded by the coding sequence ATGACCATCCAGCGTTTCGAGACTGGCCCGCGCATGAGCAAGGCCGTGGTGCACGGCAACACCGTCTATCTGGCGGGCATTGTCGCCGACGAGCCGAAGGGCAAGAGCGTCACCGAGCAGACCAAGAATATCCTGGCGCAGATCGACGGCTTTCTCGCCAAGGCGGGCTCCGACAAGAGCAAGCTTTTGACTGCCAATATCTGGATCACCGACATGGCGAACTTCGCTGAGATGAACGCGGTGTGGGACGCCTGGGTTTCGCCCGGCAATACGCCGGCACGTGCGACGGTCGAGGCAAAGCTCGCGACGCCGGATTACAAGGTGGAGATCATGGTGACGGCGGCGCGGTGA
- a CDS encoding DoxX family protein, whose amino-acid sequence MPEIIARLLDQSWFAFLARVVLTFTFWGSGLAKLINFQEGVAEMAMFNLPQPVLMNVATIITQLGGSLLIIVNRWTWLGAGALAVFTALTIPLVHHFWSMQGPDAIKAFHTATEHVTVIGGLMIVAILSRYSSGAGNGPKR is encoded by the coding sequence ATGCCCGAGATCATCGCTCGCCTGCTCGACCAGAGCTGGTTTGCTTTCCTCGCCCGCGTCGTGCTCACCTTCACCTTTTGGGGCAGCGGCCTCGCCAAGCTGATCAATTTCCAGGAAGGCGTCGCCGAGATGGCGATGTTCAACCTGCCGCAGCCGGTGCTGATGAATGTCGCGACGATCATCACCCAGCTCGGCGGCTCGCTGCTGATCATCGTCAACCGCTGGACCTGGCTCGGGGCCGGCGCGCTCGCGGTGTTCACCGCGCTGACCATTCCGCTGGTGCATCATTTCTGGAGCATGCAGGGGCCGGACGCGATCAAGGCTTTCCACACCGCGACCGAGCATGTCACCGTGATCGGCGGGCTGATGATCGTGGCGATCCTGTCACGCTACAGCAGCGGCGCGGGAAATGGCCCCAAGCGGTAA
- a CDS encoding flavin-dependent oxidoreductase, with protein sequence MTVLVAGGGIGGLTVALSLHQIGVQVRVFESVAELKPLGVGINVLPHACRELIELGLLDKLDETGVRTRELAYYSKHGKQIWTEPRGLEAGYKWPQFSIHRGILHQLLLNTARERIGSGNILTGHHLQDWTETANGVRARFTDKTGALAGEHEGALLIGADGIHSAMRAKLYPDEGAPIWNGRILWRGVTESEPFLSGRTMIMAGHEVLKFVCYPISRAATERGRPMINWIAERLLPPDYQWRREDYNRAGKLDEFLPYFESWKFDWLDVPSLIRNAQYCYEYPLVDRDPLEKWTFGRVTLLGDAAHPMYPIGSNGASQAILDARVLAREILARGETPEALQAYEDERRPATTQLVLLNRKNGPEQVMQLVEERAPDGFETVTDVLTRQELEDIAANYKKVAGFQVDALNAKPPIVPVPAVAVGRRVEAAE encoded by the coding sequence ATGACCGTGCTTGTGGCCGGGGGCGGCATCGGCGGCCTCACCGTGGCGCTTAGCCTGCATCAGATCGGCGTGCAGGTGCGGGTATTCGAAAGCGTGGCCGAGCTGAAGCCGCTCGGCGTCGGCATCAATGTGCTGCCGCATGCATGCCGCGAGCTGATCGAGCTCGGCCTGCTCGACAAACTGGACGAGACCGGCGTGCGCACCCGCGAGCTCGCCTATTACTCCAAACACGGCAAGCAGATCTGGACGGAGCCGCGCGGCCTCGAGGCCGGTTACAAATGGCCGCAATTCTCTATTCACCGCGGCATCCTCCACCAGTTGCTGCTCAATACCGCGCGCGAGCGCATTGGCAGCGGCAACATCCTCACCGGACATCATCTGCAGGACTGGACCGAAACTGCGAATGGCGTGCGCGCCCGCTTCACTGACAAGACTGGCGCGCTTGCCGGCGAGCATGAAGGCGCGCTCCTGATCGGCGCCGACGGCATCCATTCGGCGATGCGGGCGAAGCTCTATCCGGACGAGGGCGCGCCGATCTGGAACGGCCGCATCCTCTGGCGTGGCGTCACCGAAAGCGAGCCGTTCCTGTCCGGCCGCACCATGATCATGGCCGGCCATGAGGTCCTGAAATTCGTCTGCTATCCGATCTCGCGCGCCGCCACCGAACGCGGCCGGCCGATGATCAACTGGATCGCCGAGCGTCTCTTGCCTCCCGACTATCAATGGCGACGCGAAGATTATAACCGCGCCGGCAAGCTGGACGAGTTCCTGCCGTATTTCGAGTCATGGAAGTTCGACTGGCTCGACGTGCCGAGCCTGATCCGCAACGCGCAATATTGCTACGAATATCCGCTGGTTGACCGCGACCCGTTGGAGAAATGGACCTTCGGTCGCGTCACTCTGCTGGGCGATGCCGCACATCCTATGTACCCCATCGGCTCCAACGGCGCCTCGCAGGCGATCCTCGATGCGCGGGTGCTGGCGCGCGAAATCCTCGCCAGGGGTGAGACGCCGGAAGCCTTGCAGGCCTATGAGGACGAGCGCAGGCCGGCGACCACGCAGCTTGTGCTGCTGAACCGCAAGAACGGTCCCGAGCAGGTGATGCAGCTTGTGGAGGAGCGCGCCCCTGATGGCTTCGAGACCGTCACCGACGTGCTGACCCGGCAGGAGCTGGAGGACATCGCCGCAAACTACAAGAAGGTCGCCGGCTTCCAGGTCGATGCGCTGAACGCCAAGCCGCCAATCGTGCCGGTCCCGGCAGTGGCGGTCGGCCGACGCGTCGAGGCAGCGGAATAA
- a CDS encoding site-specific DNA-methyltransferase: MVVSRRGAPLRAPRLTSDKAEPSARILVGDCVAQMAKLPAASVDLVFADPPYNLQLQSDLKRPDDSRVDAVDDDWDKFSSFAAYDDFTRAWLLAARRLMKPSATIWVIGSYHNIFRVGAIMQDLGFWILNDVIWRKNNPMPNFRGRRFTNAHETMIWASRDANAKGYTFNYEALKAGNEDVQVRSDWTLPLCTGEERLKGGDGKKLHPTQKPEALLARVILSSSRPDDLVLDPFNGTGTTGAVAKRLGRRYIGCERDETYAKAAMKRIAAVEPLEKPTLAPFMTAREAPRVPFSALLERGLVSAGAKLVDAKKRHKALVRADGAISLGENVGSIHRIGALAQGLEACNGWTFWHVETKKGLTLIDELRAQVRAEMA; encoded by the coding sequence ATGGTTGTTTCGCGTCGCGGGGCGCCCCTTCGGGCGCCCCGTCTGACTTCAGACAAGGCTGAACCCAGCGCCCGCATTCTAGTGGGCGATTGCGTGGCGCAGATGGCCAAGCTGCCGGCCGCGAGTGTCGATCTGGTCTTCGCCGATCCGCCATATAATTTGCAATTGCAGAGCGACCTGAAACGTCCGGACGATTCCCGCGTCGATGCAGTCGACGATGACTGGGACAAGTTTTCAAGCTTCGCTGCTTACGACGATTTCACCCGCGCCTGGCTCCTGGCTGCGCGGCGGCTGATGAAGCCCTCCGCCACGATCTGGGTGATCGGCTCCTATCACAACATCTTCCGCGTCGGCGCGATCATGCAGGACCTCGGCTTCTGGATTCTCAATGATGTGATCTGGCGCAAGAACAATCCGATGCCGAATTTCCGCGGCCGGCGGTTCACCAACGCACATGAGACCATGATCTGGGCATCGCGCGATGCAAATGCCAAGGGCTACACCTTCAACTACGAAGCTTTGAAAGCCGGCAACGAGGATGTGCAGGTCCGCTCCGACTGGACCTTGCCGCTATGCACGGGCGAGGAGCGGCTGAAAGGCGGGGACGGCAAGAAGCTGCATCCAACCCAGAAACCGGAAGCCTTGCTCGCCCGCGTGATCTTGTCGTCATCGCGGCCCGACGATCTGGTGCTCGATCCATTCAACGGCACCGGCACGACAGGCGCCGTCGCCAAGCGCCTCGGCCGCCGTTATATCGGCTGTGAGCGCGACGAAACCTATGCCAAGGCGGCGATGAAACGCATCGCGGCGGTCGAGCCGCTGGAAAAGCCGACGCTGGCCCCTTTCATGACCGCGCGGGAAGCGCCGCGCGTGCCCTTCTCGGCCCTACTGGAGCGCGGTCTGGTCTCGGCCGGTGCGAAGCTGGTCGATGCCAAGAAGCGGCACAAGGCGCTGGTGCGCGCCGACGGCGCCATCTCTCTCGGCGAGAATGTCGGCTCCATCCACCGCATCGGTGCGCTGGCGCAGGGTCTGGAAGCCTGCAACGGCTGGACCTTCTGGCATGTCGAAACCAAGAAGGGCCTCACCCTGATCGACGAACTCCGCGCGCAGGTCCGCGCGGAGATGGCGTGA
- a CDS encoding DUF308 domain-containing protein — MPRMLTMDAEALKKYRLWYMIYGLILIALGLFAIAMPYVATIAVELTVGWLLVIGGVLGLIASFSGGQSAPGFWWNLLIAILSLLAGVALLWHPVAGTVTLTLILVAYLISGGVAKALMAVNMRNPLPKAWGWMLFSALVDIGLAVLIMSGWPGTAGWVIGLFVGINLLMTGVALVVASIYSRDITRVTVRAA; from the coding sequence ATGCCCAGGATGCTGACGATGGATGCGGAGGCCCTGAAGAAATACCGCCTCTGGTACATGATTTATGGACTCATTCTGATCGCGCTGGGATTGTTCGCGATCGCCATGCCCTATGTCGCAACCATTGCCGTCGAGCTGACGGTGGGTTGGCTGCTGGTGATCGGCGGCGTGCTTGGGCTGATCGCCTCGTTCTCCGGCGGGCAATCGGCGCCGGGCTTCTGGTGGAATCTTCTGATCGCCATTCTCTCTCTGCTCGCCGGCGTTGCGCTGCTCTGGCATCCGGTCGCCGGCACGGTGACGCTGACGCTCATCCTTGTCGCCTATCTGATCTCCGGCGGCGTCGCCAAGGCCTTGATGGCCGTCAATATGCGCAACCCTTTGCCAAAGGCCTGGGGCTGGATGCTGTTCAGCGCGCTGGTCGATATCGGGCTTGCGGTGCTGATTATGTCCGGCTGGCCGGGCACCGCCGGCTGGGTGATCGGGCTGTTCGTGGGCATCAACCTGCTGATGACCGGCGTGGCGCTTGTCGTCGCCTCGATCTACAGCCGTGACATCACGCGGGTGACAGTCAGGGCGGCGTAG